A stretch of the Notamacropus eugenii isolate mMacEug1 chromosome 2, mMacEug1.pri_v2, whole genome shotgun sequence genome encodes the following:
- the PCOLCE gene encoding procollagen C-endopeptidase enhancer 1 isoform X2, protein MLPPIPLCVLGPLFTTFALLSLTQAQGAPAQTPNYTRPVFLCGGDVTGESGYVASEGFPNHYPPNKECIWTITVPESQTVSLSFRVFDLELDSSCRYDSLEIFAGAGTSGQRLGHFCGTFRPGPVVAPGNQVTLRMKADEGTGGRGFLLWYSGRATSGNEHQFCGGRLEKPQGTLTTPNWPESDYPPGVSCSWLIIAPPDQVISLTFGKFDLEPDTYCRYDSVSIFNGAQSDDSKRLGKYCGDTAPSSITSEGNELLVQFVSDLSVTADGFSASYKAQPRGSGKEGTVPAPPQPQPGPKVKPSTKPQTPVQENVKPTPATDSGTSSIPCPKQCRRTGTLQSNFCASDFVVTGAVKSMVRGPGEGITVTVTLMNVYKTGALALSSPPAGSPLKLYVPCRQCPPIKKGASYLLMGSVDEKGSAVLSPSSFVVLYRPNQDQILTNLSKKKCPSQLPATA, encoded by the exons ATGCTGCCTCCTATCCCACTCTGCGTCCTGGGGCCCCTCTTTACTACCTTCGCCCTGCTATCCCTCACCCAGGCCCAGGGAGCTCCTGCCCAGACCCCCAACTACACCAG ACCTGTGTTCCTGTGCGGAGGGGATGTGACCGGGGAATCAGGCTACGTGGCAAGTGAGGGTTTTCCCAATCACTATCCCCCCAACAAAGAGTGCATCTGGACAATCACG GTCCCTGAGAGTCAGACTGTTTCACTCTCCTTCCGAGTCTTTGACTTGGAATTGGATTCCTCCTGCCGCTATGATTCCCTGGAGATTTTTGCTGGGGCAGGGACATCAGGCCAACGTCTTGGACATTTCTGTGGGACCTTCAGGCCAGGGCCTGTGGTTGCCCCTGGCAACCAGGTGACACTGAGGATGAAGGCTGACGAGGGAACAGGAGGACGGGGCTTCCTGCTGTGGTACAGTGGGCGGGCTACCAGTGGCAATG AGCATCAGTTCTGTGGGGGTCGGCTGGAGAAGCCCCAAGGTACCCTGACCACACCCAACTGGCCTGAATCTGATTATCCTCCTGGGGTCAGCTGTTCCTGGCTCATCATTGCTCCCCCAGACCAG GTGATTTCTCTGACCTTTGGGAAATTTGACCTGGAGCCAGACACTTACTGCCGATATGACTCAGTCAGCATTTTCAATGGAGCTCAAAGTGATGATTCAAAAAGATTGGGGAAGTATTGTGGGGACACTGCCCCTAG TTCCATCACCTCAGAAGGAAATGAACTCCTGGTCCAGTTTGTCTCAGATCTCAGTGTCACTGCTGATGGATTCTCTGCCTCCTATAAAGCCCAGCCTCGAGGCAGTGGGAAGGAGGGGACTGTTCCAGCTCCTCCACAACCACAGCCAGGGCCTAAGGTCAAACCTTCTACCAAACCCCAGACCCCAGTCCAGGAGAACGTGAAACCTACCCCTGCAACAGACTCTG GTACCTCTAGTATTCCCTGCCCAAAACAATGCCGAAGAACAGGCACTCTACAAAGTAACTTCTGTGCCAGTGACTTTG TGGTGACAGGGGCAGTGAAGTCAATGGTTCGGGGTCCTGGAGAAGGGATCACTGTTACCGTCACCCTCATGAATGTTTACAAGACAGGGGCTCTTGCCCTGTCTTCCCCTCCCGCTGGAAGCCCACTTAAGTTGTATGTACCCTGTCGGCAGTGTCCCCCAATAAAGAAAG GGGCTAGTTACTTGCTGATGGGTAGCGTGGATGAAAAGGGAAGCGCAGTCCTCTCCCCCAGCAGTTTTGTGGTCCTGTATCGGCCAAACCAGGACCAGATCCTCACCAACCTGAGCAAAAAGAAGTGTCCTTCGCAGCTTCCAGCCACGGCCTGA
- the PCOLCE gene encoding procollagen C-endopeptidase enhancer 1 isoform X1 has product MLPPIPLCVLGPLFTTFALLSLTQAQGAPAQTPNYTRPVFLCGGDVTGESGYVASEGFPNHYPPNKECIWTITVPESQTVSLSFRVFDLELDSSCRYDSLEIFAGAGTSGQRLGHFCGTFRPGPVVAPGNQVTLRMKADEGTGGRGFLLWYSGRATSGNGTPPGARRKWGADPRVDWAAWGYWDEHQFCGGRLEKPQGTLTTPNWPESDYPPGVSCSWLIIAPPDQVISLTFGKFDLEPDTYCRYDSVSIFNGAQSDDSKRLGKYCGDTAPSSITSEGNELLVQFVSDLSVTADGFSASYKAQPRGSGKEGTVPAPPQPQPGPKVKPSTKPQTPVQENVKPTPATDSGTSSIPCPKQCRRTGTLQSNFCASDFVVTGAVKSMVRGPGEGITVTVTLMNVYKTGALALSSPPAGSPLKLYVPCRQCPPIKKGASYLLMGSVDEKGSAVLSPSSFVVLYRPNQDQILTNLSKKKCPSQLPATA; this is encoded by the exons ATGCTGCCTCCTATCCCACTCTGCGTCCTGGGGCCCCTCTTTACTACCTTCGCCCTGCTATCCCTCACCCAGGCCCAGGGAGCTCCTGCCCAGACCCCCAACTACACCAG ACCTGTGTTCCTGTGCGGAGGGGATGTGACCGGGGAATCAGGCTACGTGGCAAGTGAGGGTTTTCCCAATCACTATCCCCCCAACAAAGAGTGCATCTGGACAATCACG GTCCCTGAGAGTCAGACTGTTTCACTCTCCTTCCGAGTCTTTGACTTGGAATTGGATTCCTCCTGCCGCTATGATTCCCTGGAGATTTTTGCTGGGGCAGGGACATCAGGCCAACGTCTTGGACATTTCTGTGGGACCTTCAGGCCAGGGCCTGTGGTTGCCCCTGGCAACCAGGTGACACTGAGGATGAAGGCTGACGAGGGAACAGGAGGACGGGGCTTCCTGCTGTGGTACAGTGGGCGGGCTACCAGTGGCAATG GCACCCCCCCAGGTGCAAGGCGGAAATGGGGCGCAGACCCGCGGGTGGACTGGGCGGCGTGGGGTTACTGGGATG AGCATCAGTTCTGTGGGGGTCGGCTGGAGAAGCCCCAAGGTACCCTGACCACACCCAACTGGCCTGAATCTGATTATCCTCCTGGGGTCAGCTGTTCCTGGCTCATCATTGCTCCCCCAGACCAG GTGATTTCTCTGACCTTTGGGAAATTTGACCTGGAGCCAGACACTTACTGCCGATATGACTCAGTCAGCATTTTCAATGGAGCTCAAAGTGATGATTCAAAAAGATTGGGGAAGTATTGTGGGGACACTGCCCCTAG TTCCATCACCTCAGAAGGAAATGAACTCCTGGTCCAGTTTGTCTCAGATCTCAGTGTCACTGCTGATGGATTCTCTGCCTCCTATAAAGCCCAGCCTCGAGGCAGTGGGAAGGAGGGGACTGTTCCAGCTCCTCCACAACCACAGCCAGGGCCTAAGGTCAAACCTTCTACCAAACCCCAGACCCCAGTCCAGGAGAACGTGAAACCTACCCCTGCAACAGACTCTG GTACCTCTAGTATTCCCTGCCCAAAACAATGCCGAAGAACAGGCACTCTACAAAGTAACTTCTGTGCCAGTGACTTTG TGGTGACAGGGGCAGTGAAGTCAATGGTTCGGGGTCCTGGAGAAGGGATCACTGTTACCGTCACCCTCATGAATGTTTACAAGACAGGGGCTCTTGCCCTGTCTTCCCCTCCCGCTGGAAGCCCACTTAAGTTGTATGTACCCTGTCGGCAGTGTCCCCCAATAAAGAAAG GGGCTAGTTACTTGCTGATGGGTAGCGTGGATGAAAAGGGAAGCGCAGTCCTCTCCCCCAGCAGTTTTGTGGTCCTGTATCGGCCAAACCAGGACCAGATCCTCACCAACCTGAGCAAAAAGAAGTGTCCTTCGCAGCTTCCAGCCACGGCCTGA